In Metarhizium brunneum chromosome 3, complete sequence, a genomic segment contains:
- the MNN4 gene encoding Protein MNN4 — MGSSRVLLALRLCSAACVVMVLTSGYILFQSPVFIEVAEPFPIPTPIPAEGIERNAHKNLGSGSTKYYSEPGGSYELMHYDTRYFQKELAADERRTVLEDLIRSYLNVTNHYEIETWLAHGTLMGWWWGGRIMPWDSDIDVQLSFETLDSIAPELNFTEFRYEMRHADGQLVSKSYLLDINPYYGEVGVGDGNNVIDARWIDTHSGMFVDITAVRRRDDSGKWSCKDRHTYEGAELWPLIESEFEGVAALVPAKPTALLRAEYGQESTQREEFMGHHWDHSNKSWVHDP; from the exons ATGGGGTCCAGCCGTGTGCTCCTCGCGCTGCGCCTCTGCTCGGCGGCATGCGTCGTCATGGTGCTGACCTCGGGCTACATCCTATTCCAGAGCCCCGTGTTCATCGAGGTCGCGGAGCCGTTCCCCATACCAACCCCCATACCGGCAGAGGGCATCGAGAGGAACGCGCACAAGAACCTCGGCTCCGGCTCTACCAAGTACTACTCGGAACCGGGGGGCAGCTACGAGCTTATGCACTACGACACGCGGTACTTCCAGAAGGAACTGGCGGCCGACGAGCGGCGCACCGTCCTGGAGGACCTCATCCGGAGCTACCTCAACGTCACGAACCACTACGAGATCGAGACGTGGCTGGCCCACGGCACGCTCATGGGCTGGTGGTGGGGAGGCCGCATCATGCCCTGGGACTCCGACATTGACGTGCAGCTCTCCTTCGAGACGCTGGACAGCATCGCCCCGGAGCTCAACTTCACCGAGTTCCGCTACGAGATGCGCCACGCCGACGGCCAGCTCGTCTCCAAGTCGTACCTGCTCGACATCAACCCCTACTACGGCGAGGTTggcgtcggcgacggcaacaACGTCATCGACGCCCGCTGGATCGACACCCACAGCGGCATGTTCGTCGACATTACCGCCGTGCGGCGGCGGGACGACTCGGGGAAATGGAGCTGCAAGGACAGGCACACGTACGAGGGGGCGGAGCTGTGGCCGCTGATCGAGTCGGAGTTTGAGGGCGTCGCGGCCTTGGTTCCCGCCAAGCCGACGGCGCTTCTGCGCGCCGAGTACGGGCAGGAGAGTACGCAGAGGGAGGAATTCATGGG ACACCACTGGGACCATTCTAACAAGTCGTGGGTGCATGACCCGTGA
- the DAL4 gene encoding Allantoin permease, with the protein MSFNMSNFQAGSSMLSIGLNWWQALITLFCGHVIVALLTMAIGFPGLYHHISFPVATRIAWGFYGSIFVVLNRIILSIVWCGVQSWQGGLMTYVCLRAIWPGIDNLHNTVPEKTGMNLQQFIGFVVYFVIQLPFVFLNPSRLRYLTYIGSVSGCIVQVILAGWACATMGSGGFGDVMADEASPLVGSQVPWVGVYSISVTISCMIAGALSTCDYTRFAKRPASALCPQAVGFAPAWVSNVLGILTVAATQQRYGDRLWSVAQLLTAMQSTNPATKTRVAVFFAAFGFFLSQVSLNVMGNTFSGGTDIASLLPKYINIRRGQLLTVFLGLVINPWYLLSGATIFVSVMSAYAVFLQPFIGILLAHYFVVQKRRIKVSDLYTLDSQGIYWYTCGVNWRSVVAWVAAVAPHIPGFLMTVNPSIQVSTGVLQLYYLSSMTGFLIGQNSLPPHAKVISN; encoded by the exons ATGTCTTTCAACATGTCCAACTTTCAAGCC GGATCCAGTATGCTATCAATCGGACTAAACTGGTGGCAGGCATTGATCACGCTCTTCTGTGGCCATGTAATAGTGGCACTACTTACCATGGCCATCGGTTTCCCAGGACTCTACCATCACATCTCCTTTCCAGTCGCCACCAGAATAGCTTGGGGCTTCTACGGGTCCATCTTTGTGGTACTGAACCGTATTATCCTGTCGATTGTATGGTGCGGTGTTCAGTCGTGGCAAGGCGGACTCATGACGTACGTCTGCCTTCGCGCCATTTGGCCAGGTATAGACAATCTTCACAACACGGTTCCAGAAAAGACTGGTATGAACCTGCAGCAATTTATTGGGTTTGTTGTTTATTTCGTCATCCAGCTGCCGTTTGTGTTTCTTAACCCTTCACGGCTGAGATACCTCACATATATCGGGAGTGTATCCGGGTGCATAGTCCAGGTCATCCTTGCTGGCTGGGCCTGCGCTACAATGGGCTCTGGCGGCTTTGGAGATGTCATGGCTGACGAAGCATCTCCTCTTGTCGGTTCACAGGTGCCATGGGTGGGTGTGTACTCAATCAGTGTCACCATTTCCTGCATGATCGCTGGAGCACTCAGCACTTGCGATTATACGCGTTTCGCAAAACGTCCCGCCTCGGCTCTGTGTCCACAAGCCGTTGGGTTTGCTCCGGCATGGGTGTCTAATGTCCTGGGCATCCTGACCGTGGCTGCTACACAGCAACGATACGGCGACAGATTATGGAGCGTGGCCCAGCTGCTTACTGCCATGCAGAGTACGAATCCTGCGACCAAGACTCGCGTTGCTGTATTTTTTGCTGCTTTCGGCTTCTTTCTATCACAAGTTTCGCTAAATGTGATGGGCAATACGTTTTCTGGCGGCACTGACATTGCATCCCTACTACCAAAGTATATCAATATTCGGCGTGGGCAGCTCCTTACGGTTTTCCTCGGTCTCGTCATTAATCCCTGGTACCTACTTAGTGGTGCTACTATTTTCGTATCCGTCATGTCGGCGTATGCAGTCTTCTTGCAACCCTTCATTGGCATTCTGCTAGCGCATTATTTTGTCGTGCAGAAGAGGCGTATAAAAGTGTCAGATTTGTATACTCTGGATTCTCAGGGAATTTATTGGTATACTTGCGGCGTCAATTGGCGATCAGTAGTTGCG TgggttgctgctgttgcacCGCACATACCGGGTTTCCTTATGACAGTCAACCCGTCAATTCAAGTTTCAACAGGAGTACTGCAGTTGTACTACCTGTCTTCCA
- the gloP_1 gene encoding Cytochrome P450 monooxygenase gloP has product MTVLYWLLIPVLGFLVGFALDYVFLVKYPAEIPTIRYSRGFWSHVRSNIGYFTSQKRWIRDGYNEYNKKGLPFLVPSGFSRPYDVVLPRTMLTWLRDQPESVVDARLAHNVSAYGDYNFLDSEIIRSPFGMRAVQKSMNRSLPGLVSAMDKEVQHAVDLALKDVGNDWTSINLWGMWQAIVLFVTNRMLVGSTLCRDERFLNAMVSFTHAVMRNCVLLRFVPLILHPILGRMLAISNWVHWRRAYCRVGPVIKTRIDSMSRKAKGDPELQNWSPPEDYITWLVRLALEENRDQELDPIVISKRLLPIEFAAIDTTVITGVLWIQDLLKTPSAVEDLTAELRAHQPAPGESWSAKALQSLLQVDSSIRESQRLSNFHLTLVERVVVASDGLCLPGLGWKIPKGAHLTVNADGSHHDGDLYHDPYTYDALRFSTMRKERGEHHNASNDAAKPLGMVTMNDHHFPFGHGKHACPGRFFVAHEMKLIAAHLLLNFDLKMEDSTSNRLWVGPGMMPPFGGRIKAENPAAVPTAEPDEEPPGVYKIPGQQTLKIDEILGLRYSPDICRWGQHPPGRTVFESADH; this is encoded by the exons atgACGGTGCTGTATTGGCTGCTGATTCCGgtccttggcttccttgTCGGCTTTGCGCTCGACTACGTGTTCCTAGTAAAGTATCCCGCCGAAATACCCACCATCAGATACAGCCGTGGTTTTTGGTCCCATGTCAGGAGCAATATTGGTTACTTTACTAGCCAGAAAAGATGGATCCGAGATGGATACAACGAG TACAACAAAAAGGGCCTGCCATTTCTTGTTCCGTCGGGCTTCTCACGGCCTTACGACGTCGTGCTGCCTCGGACCATGCTCACATGGCTTCGTGACCAACCCGAAAGTGTCGTGGACGCGCGATTGGCCCATAACGTCAGTGCTTACGGCGACTACAATTTCCTAGACTCAGAGATTATTCGATCACCCTTTGGCATGCGGGCCGTTCAAAAATCGATGAACCGCAGTTTGCCAGGTCTTGTCTCTGCCATGGATAAAGAGGTCCAGCATGCTGTTGATTTGGCCCTCAAGGATGTTGGTAATGACTGGACGAGCATCAACCTCTGGGGCATGTGGCAGGCCATTGTGCTCTTCGTGACCAACAGGATGCTTGTCGGCTCTACCCTTTGTCGCGACGAACGGTTCCTCAACGCCATGGTTTCGTTTACACATGCCGTAATGCGAAACTGCGTCCTGCTGCGCTTCGTGCCGCTCATTCTGCACCCTATTCTGGGCCGAATGCTGGCAATATCCAACTGGGTCCATTGGCGACGGGCATACTGTAGAGTTGGACCTGTAATAAAGACTCGGATTGACTCCATGAGCCGCAAAGCCAAAGGGGACCCGGAGCTGCAGAACTGGTCCCCCCCCGAAGATTACATCACTTGGCTGGTTCGCTTGGCCCTGGAGGAAAACCGCGACCAAGAGCTGGATCCGATAGTCATCTCAAAACGCCTGCTGCCTATAGAGTTCGCAGCCATCGACACGACCGTCATCACGGGTGTCTTGTGGATCCAAGACCTGCTCAAGACACCGTCCGCAGTTGAAGATCTGACCGCCGAACTGCGTGCTCACCAGCCGGCCCCTGGCGAATCTTGGTCTGCCAAGGCGTTGCAATCACTGCTTCAGGTCGACTCATCCATCCGTGAGTCGCAGCGTCTTAGCAACTTCCATTTAACACTTGTGGAACGCGTCGTCGTGGCATCGGACGGCTTGTGCCTACCCGGCCTTGGTTGGAAGATACCAAAGGGCGCCCATCTTACCGTGAATGCGGACGGCAGCCATCATGACGGTGATTTATACCATGACCCCTACACGTACGATGCGCTGCGCTTCTCAACAATGCGCAAGGAGCGTGGGGAGCATCACAACGCCAGCAATGACGCGGCAAAACCTCTGGGTATGGTGACAATGAACGACCACCACTTTCCAtttggccatggcaagcaTGCATG TCCCGGTCGCTTCTTTGTCGCGCACGAGATGAAGCTTATAGCGGCGCATTTGCTATTGAACTTTGACCTGAAGATGGAGGACAGTACTTCAAATCGGCTATGGGTTGGCCCTGGTATGATGCCGCCTTTTGGTGGCCGCATCAAA GCGGAGAATCCTGCTGCGGTGCCGACAGCAGAACCCGACGAGGAGCCACCAGGCGTCTACAAGATACCGGGTCAGCAGACGCTGAAGATTGACGAGATTCTCGGCTTACGCTACAGCCCAGACATTTGTCGTTGGGGTCAACACCCCCCCGGACGTACGGTGTTTGAGTCTGCGGACCATTAG